In one Xylanibacillus composti genomic region, the following are encoded:
- the coaE gene encoding dephospho-CoA kinase produces the protein MNIGLTGGIACGKSTVADMLVEKGAVLIDADRLAREVVEPGTPTLAQVADTFGQAVLLPDGSLDRKRLGQIVFADDAARKKLEALLHPPIRALMRSRMAAYEQEDPTRLVVVDVPLLYESGLVDYFSEVMVVYVPPAVQLSRLMERDGMDEAAARQRIAAQLPIEEKRKRADIVIDNSGSLAETARQVDQFWDSRVGT, from the coding sequence ATGAATATTGGATTGACTGGCGGCATCGCTTGCGGCAAAAGCACTGTTGCGGACATGCTGGTGGAAAAAGGTGCGGTGCTGATTGATGCGGATCGGCTGGCGCGAGAAGTGGTTGAGCCGGGCACGCCGACGCTTGCACAAGTAGCGGATACCTTCGGACAAGCTGTTCTGCTGCCTGATGGTTCGCTGGACCGCAAACGCTTGGGCCAGATAGTGTTCGCGGATGACGCTGCCCGCAAAAAGCTGGAAGCCTTGCTTCACCCGCCAATCCGCGCATTGATGCGCAGCCGTATGGCGGCCTATGAGCAGGAAGATCCAACACGGCTTGTTGTAGTGGACGTGCCTTTATTATATGAATCAGGACTGGTCGATTATTTCTCCGAAGTTATGGTCGTATATGTGCCGCCTGCTGTCCAGTTGTCCCGCCTCATGGAGCGGGATGGCATGGATGAAGCCGCAGCGAGGCAGCGCATTGCCGCCCAGCTGCCGATTGAGGAGAAGAGGAAGAGAGCGGATATCGTTATAGACAACTCTGGATCATTGGCGGAGACGGCCAGGCAAGTCGATCAATTTTGGGATAGTCGGGTCGGCACATGA
- the ytaF gene encoding sporulation membrane protein YtaF: MLSLISLLLLALAVSLDGFGVGVMYGIRKIRIPAVSILIIAICSGLVIWCSMQIGAVLLHFLSPAVAKMIGAFILIGIGIWAIWQMIAHKNSNASESPPAQPDPKRDSPKTVIHVEIRQLGIVIDILRTPVKADMDRSGTISATEAGLLGLALSLDALGAGLGAALLGFSPLWTSLLIGITCGAFIATGLQIGFRLSGLAWVRKLAAAPGVILILTGVAKLFDL; encoded by the coding sequence ATGCTGTCACTGATTTCGCTGCTGCTGCTTGCTTTGGCTGTCAGCCTCGACGGGTTTGGCGTCGGAGTCATGTACGGGATTCGAAAAATACGCATACCTGCCGTATCTATCCTGATCATAGCAATTTGCTCTGGTTTGGTTATTTGGTGCTCGATGCAGATTGGCGCTGTCCTGCTTCATTTCCTGAGTCCGGCAGTGGCCAAGATGATTGGCGCTTTCATCCTGATCGGAATCGGCATTTGGGCGATTTGGCAAATGATTGCTCACAAAAACAGCAACGCATCCGAGTCCCCGCCCGCTCAGCCTGATCCCAAGCGCGATTCGCCCAAGACGGTTATTCATGTGGAAATTCGCCAGCTTGGAATTGTGATTGATATTTTGCGCACACCTGTGAAAGCGGATATGGACCGGTCGGGTACGATCTCGGCGACAGAGGCAGGGCTGCTGGGTCTGGCTTTGTCCCTCGACGCATTGGGAGCCGGACTGGGTGCGGCACTGCTCGGATTCTCTCCGCTTTGGACATCGCTATTGATCGGCATAACCTGCGGCGCATTTATTGCGACAGGTCTGCAGATCGGATTTCGGCTCTCCGGATTGGCGTGGGTTCGCAAGCTGGCCGCTGCTCCCGGTGTCATTCTGATTTTGACGGGCGTAGCCAAATTGTTCGATTTATAG
- the mutM gene encoding DNA-formamidopyrimidine glycosylase gives MPELPEVETVRRTLIQLIVGKTIEQATVSLPRIIQKPDDTMLFEEALAGRTFMEIDRRGKFLRMVLDGIILVSHLRMEGRYGVYAHHEPVEPHTHVIFRFTDGSELRYRDVRQFGTMHLFAPGEEWTSPPLNKLGLEPLSDNFTCEAFRSVLAHRSSKLKPLLLNQAYVTGLGNIYVDEALYEARIHPEQTADSLSAQEWQTLHQAVVKTLSEAVRQGGSSIKSYVNGQGEMGMFQQQLQAYGRSGEACARCGNPIVKIVLAGRGTHFCQTCQRMKRSRKRTAASVKKG, from the coding sequence ATGCCGGAATTGCCGGAAGTAGAAACAGTTCGCCGCACATTGATTCAACTCATTGTCGGCAAGACGATAGAGCAAGCAACAGTCAGCCTGCCGCGCATTATTCAAAAGCCGGATGATACTATGCTGTTCGAAGAGGCGCTGGCTGGCCGCACGTTTATGGAGATCGACCGCCGGGGCAAATTTTTGCGTATGGTGCTGGACGGAATCATTCTCGTTTCCCACCTGCGCATGGAAGGGCGTTATGGCGTATACGCGCATCATGAGCCTGTCGAACCGCATACGCATGTCATCTTCCGGTTCACGGACGGCAGTGAGCTGAGATATCGGGACGTGCGTCAATTTGGCACGATGCATCTGTTCGCCCCGGGCGAGGAGTGGACGTCCCCTCCGCTGAACAAGCTGGGGCTGGAGCCATTGAGCGACAATTTTACATGCGAGGCGTTCCGCTCCGTGCTTGCGCACCGTTCGTCGAAGCTCAAGCCGCTGCTGCTCAACCAGGCATATGTGACGGGGCTCGGGAATATTTATGTGGATGAGGCCTTGTACGAAGCGCGCATCCATCCGGAACAGACCGCCGATTCATTAAGCGCGCAGGAGTGGCAAACCTTGCATCAAGCGGTGGTGAAGACGTTGAGCGAGGCGGTTCGCCAGGGTGGATCATCGATCAAGTCGTATGTGAACGGTCAGGGCGAAATGGGCATGTTCCAGCAGCAGCTGCAAGCATACGGACGCAGCGGCGAGGCATGCGCGCGCTGCGGCAACCCCATTGTGAAGATTGTGCTGGCGGGCAGGGGGACGCATTTTTGCCAAACATGCCAACGCATGAAACGGTCTCGCAAGCGGACGGCAGCCTCCGTCAAGAAGGGATGA
- the polA gene encoding DNA polymerase I: MNKIVLIDGNSIANRAFYALPPLSNSAGMQTNAVYGFTTMLLRLLEEEQPTHFLVAFDAGKATFRHQDYKEYKGHRMKTPPELSEQFPLLRELLDGLSISRFELEGYEADDIIGTISRLAESQKWQVLIVTGDKDMLQLASNQVTIALTRKGISEMERYGPAEIQEKYGLAPKQIIDLKGLMGDASDNIPGIPGVGEKTALKLLHEYGSVEEVLTHADSLKGKLKERVTEHAEDARMSKDLATIFREVPVELKLEDMSYGGYDQGAARELFRKLEFKSLLERLGDAGDDAGSPQEVESLQLVRADVEGSEQLESALERVQAVHLEVIGENPHEAEVIGIALDTGDAVYTAAFDWLKQSEQAASLRQWLADAEKPKHIYDSHKAIVALHWHGLSLEGVAVDVLLAGYLLDPTQGDDTLSGLSQRYGTGWLASDEEVFGKGAKFKVPDEAITANHLARKARAVLKLAPVLKEKLEADGMRSLLEDVEMPLTRTLSRMETTGFKVDKAGLVAYGQELTAQLDTIVKDIYAQAGEEFNLNSPKQLGEILFEKLGLPVVKKTKTGYSTDAEVLDKLAPHHEIVSQIVHYRQLAKLQSTYIEGLVKEIREKTGKIHTYYRQTIAATGRLSSQFPNLQNIPIRMEEGRKIRKVFVPSEPGWQVLAADYSQIELRVLAHISGDPRLKEAFIHDMDIHTKTAMDVFGVHADEVDANMRRQAKAVNFGIVYGISDYGLSQNLNITRKEAAQFIEQYFAVFEGVKQFMTDIVKQARKDGYVSTLLHRRRYLPEIKASNFNQRSFAERTAMNTPIQGTAADIIKLAMVQMEEKLREEGLRSRMLLQVHDELVFEVPEEELGIMKQLVPQVMEQAIELDVPLKADVSYGQNWYEAK, encoded by the coding sequence TTGAATAAAATCGTGTTAATCGACGGGAACAGCATTGCCAATCGGGCATTCTACGCGCTGCCGCCGCTCAGCAATTCCGCCGGCATGCAGACGAATGCTGTTTACGGGTTCACCACGATGCTGCTTCGCTTGCTGGAAGAGGAGCAGCCTACACATTTCCTCGTGGCGTTCGATGCAGGGAAGGCGACTTTTCGCCATCAGGATTATAAGGAATACAAGGGGCATCGCATGAAGACGCCGCCGGAGCTGTCGGAACAATTTCCGCTGCTGCGCGAGCTGCTGGATGGCTTGAGCATTTCTCGCTTCGAGCTGGAGGGCTATGAGGCGGATGACATTATCGGCACCATCTCCCGGCTGGCGGAAAGTCAGAAGTGGCAGGTGCTGATCGTAACCGGAGACAAGGATATGCTGCAGCTTGCCTCGAATCAGGTGACGATTGCGCTGACTCGCAAGGGCATATCGGAGATGGAGCGCTATGGACCGGCGGAAATCCAGGAGAAGTATGGATTGGCGCCGAAGCAAATTATAGATTTGAAAGGCTTGATGGGGGATGCCTCCGACAACATTCCCGGCATTCCCGGCGTGGGCGAGAAGACAGCGCTGAAGCTGCTGCATGAGTATGGCTCCGTAGAAGAAGTGCTGACCCATGCCGACAGCCTGAAGGGCAAGCTGAAAGAGCGGGTAACCGAGCATGCGGAGGATGCCCGGATGAGCAAGGATCTGGCGACGATTTTCCGCGAGGTTCCAGTGGAGCTCAAACTGGAGGACATGAGCTACGGCGGCTATGATCAAGGCGCTGCGCGCGAGCTGTTCCGCAAGCTGGAGTTCAAGTCGCTCTTGGAGCGGCTGGGCGATGCCGGGGACGATGCGGGTTCGCCGCAGGAAGTGGAGTCGCTGCAGCTTGTTCGCGCCGATGTCGAGGGAAGCGAACAGCTGGAGAGCGCACTGGAGCGCGTTCAGGCCGTCCATCTGGAGGTGATCGGCGAAAATCCGCATGAGGCGGAAGTGATCGGCATTGCGCTCGATACCGGCGATGCTGTTTACACAGCAGCGTTCGATTGGCTGAAGCAGTCGGAGCAGGCCGCTTCCTTACGTCAATGGCTGGCCGATGCCGAGAAGCCGAAGCATATTTATGACAGCCACAAGGCGATTGTGGCCTTGCACTGGCATGGCCTATCTCTTGAGGGAGTAGCAGTGGATGTGCTGCTCGCCGGTTACTTGCTGGACCCGACCCAGGGAGATGACACCTTGAGCGGGTTGTCGCAGCGATACGGGACAGGCTGGCTCGCTTCCGATGAAGAGGTGTTCGGCAAGGGAGCCAAATTCAAAGTTCCAGACGAAGCGATCACGGCCAATCACCTGGCGAGAAAAGCGAGAGCCGTCCTCAAGCTGGCTCCGGTTCTGAAGGAGAAGCTGGAAGCGGATGGCATGCGCTCGCTGCTCGAGGATGTAGAGATGCCGTTGACGCGCACCTTGAGCCGTATGGAGACTACGGGCTTCAAGGTGGACAAGGCGGGGCTTGTCGCGTACGGCCAGGAGCTGACTGCTCAGCTGGATACAATTGTGAAGGATATCTACGCCCAGGCTGGCGAGGAATTCAACCTGAACTCGCCCAAGCAGCTCGGAGAAATTTTGTTCGAGAAGCTGGGACTGCCCGTAGTGAAGAAGACGAAGACCGGATATTCGACGGACGCGGAAGTGCTGGACAAGCTGGCTCCGCATCATGAGATTGTCTCGCAAATTGTCCATTACCGCCAGCTGGCAAAGCTGCAGTCCACCTACATCGAGGGACTTGTTAAGGAAATTCGCGAGAAGACCGGCAAGATTCATACGTACTATAGGCAGACGATTGCGGCAACCGGTCGGCTGTCCAGCCAGTTCCCGAATTTGCAGAATATCCCGATCCGTATGGAGGAAGGGCGCAAAATCCGCAAAGTATTCGTGCCGTCCGAGCCTGGCTGGCAGGTGCTGGCAGCCGATTACTCGCAGATTGAGCTGCGCGTGCTTGCCCATATTTCCGGGGATCCCCGGTTGAAGGAAGCGTTCATTCATGATATGGACATTCATACGAAAACAGCGATGGATGTATTCGGCGTGCATGCGGACGAGGTCGATGCCAATATGCGGCGCCAGGCTAAGGCTGTTAACTTCGGCATCGTATACGGCATCAGCGATTACGGGCTGTCGCAGAACTTGAATATTACCCGCAAGGAAGCGGCCCAGTTCATCGAGCAATATTTCGCCGTCTTCGAGGGTGTGAAGCAGTTCATGACGGACATCGTCAAGCAGGCGCGGAAGGATGGCTATGTCTCTACCCTGCTGCATCGCCGCCGCTACTTGCCGGAGATCAAGGCATCGAACTTCAACCAGCGCTCGTTCGCAGAACGGACAGCGATGAACACCCCGATCCAGGGTACCGCCGCTGACATCATCAAGTTGGCGATGGTGCAAATGGAAGAGAAGCTGCGTGAGGAAGGGCTGCGCAGCCGGATGCTTCTCCAGGTGCATGATGAGCTTGTGTTCGAGGTGCCGGAGGAGGAGCTGGGCATCATGAAGCAGCTTGTGCCGCAGGTCATGGAGCAGGCAATCGAGCTGGACGTGCCTCTGAAGGCGGATGTCAGCTATGGCCAAAATTGGTATGAGGCGAAATAG